One genomic window of Salmo salar chromosome ssa12, Ssal_v3.1, whole genome shotgun sequence includes the following:
- the LOC106588956 gene encoding uncharacterized protein isoform X4: MCIWMVGVLCVLMCLGNHQAQEANPAISMPDRIRVALAGETVHYKVKVTIPMNQSSSNLVCSGPPDQKKIKEWRIPFSPETNTITFQLDITAYNSSYSGEYNCKYKNAEIFWTLLVKDEGYRQHYSGFILFIVLGALTAGLLIFSVIGSIYVFKSQWGQFILKNESTGSGVIRRNRGEKEEEENSKTSVNAAASASVYASLESRPASVYEVLTPGASAAAVNRESVQRKGKVKRKSKESMENATPQGEVIFECVYENF; encoded by the exons ATGTGCATCTGGATGGTTGGAGTTCTGTGTGTCCTGATGTGTTTGGGAAATCATCAGGCTCAAG AAGCCAACCCAGCCATCTCCATGCCGGACAGAATCAGGGTTGCTCTGGCAGGAGAAACGGTCCATTACAAAGTCAAAGTGACCATCCCAATGAATCAGAGCTCCAGCAACTTAGTCTGCTCTGGGCCTCCAGACCAAAAGAAGATAAAAGAATGGAGGATCCCCTTTTCTCCTGAAACAAATACAATAACATTTCAATTGGATATAACAGCATATAACAGTTCATACTCAGGAGAGTATAACTGCAAGTATAAAAATGCAGAGATCTTCTGGACCCTTCTGGTGAAAG atGAGGGGTACCGGCAGCATTACTCTGGTTTCATCCTTTTCATCGTGTTGGGGGCTCTTACCGCAGGCCTCCTCATCTTCAGTGTGATCGGCTCCATATATGTGTTCAAAAGCCAATGG GGTCAATTTATATTGAAGAATGAAAGTACCGGTAGTGGAGTAATCAGAAGGAATAGaggggagaaagaagaggaggagaacagtAAAACATCAGTGAATGCAGCTGCCTCTGCTTCAGTTTACGCT agTCTAGAGTCTCGGCCAGCATCTGTCTATGAGGTCTTGACCCCAGgagcatcagcagcagcagtaaaCCGTGAATCTGTCCAGAGGAAAGGAAAAGTAAAGAGAAAGTCAAAGGAATCC ATGGAGAATGCAACGCCACAAGGGGAAGTAATATTTGAATGCGTCTATGAGAATTTCTGA
- the LOC106588956 gene encoding 40-kDa huntingtin-associated protein isoform X2, whose protein sequence is MAAEGDFLMRYRAVSNKLKKRFLRKPNVAEASEQFGQLAKELKQQDCLQYAAFCDLAMARCEQTLFNAPGEALALTDAARLFLLSEKENRALQAPGFDEHLQAALNCYSFAIKVYIEMNQPVMAASLSLELGNALKEMNRPGEAIVHYQRAAELQTQQPIESLLSMGEMATCKILTRDYDGALAVLTEMQLMCQERGLQLPGTSSPVGAFLDIVAKCEISRVLLLMLLEPPPQKLLPEHAQTLERYAWESFDPHSQVTFLPENVFLLLQSVVMACQEKDTESLKSLQPEL, encoded by the exons ATGGCAGCAGAGGGGGACTTTCTGATGAGATATCGTGCTGTATCAAATAAATTGAAAAA ACGTTTTCTTCGGAAACCCAATGTAGCAGAAGCAAGTGAGCAGTTTG GTCAGTTGGCTAAAGAGCTGAAGCAGCAAGACTGCCTTCAGTATGCAGCCTTCTGTGACCTTGCAATGGCAAG GTGTGAGCAGACTCTTTTCAATGCTCCTGGGGAGGCCCTGGCCCTGACCGATGCTGCCCGGCTCTTCTTGCTCTCTGAGAAGGAGAACAGAGCACTACAAGCCCCAGGCTTCGACGAGCACCTGCAGGCCGCACTCAACTGCTACAGCTTCGCCATCAAG GTTTACATTGAGATGAACCAGCCTGTCATGGCCGCCAGTCTATCTCTGGAACTTGGCAATGCCCTCAAG GAGATGAACAGACCAGGTGAGGCCATAGTTCACTACCAGAGAGCAGCAGAACTACAGACACAGCAGCCCATTGAGTCTCTGCTGTCTATGGGAGAGATGGCCACCTGCAAAATACTCACCC GTGACTATGACGGCGCGCTGGCCGTGCTGACAGAGATGCAGCTGATGTGTCAGGAGAGGGGACTGCAGCTGCCCGGCACCAGCTCCCCCGTTG GTGCATTTCTGGACATTGTGGCCAAGTGTGAGATTTCCAGAGTACTTTTGCTGATGCTGCTTGAG CCTCCTCCCCAGAAGTTGTTGCCAGAGCATGCCCAGACCCTGGAGAGATACGCCTGGGAGTCGTTTGACCCTCATAGTCAGG TGACCTTCCTACCTGAGAATGTCTTCCTTCTCCTGCAGTCAGTTGTG ATGGCCTGCCAGGAAAAAGACACAGAGTCCCTCAAGTCTCTTCAACCTGAACTCTG A
- the LOC106588956 gene encoding 40-kDa huntingtin-associated protein isoform X1: MAAEGDFLMRYRAVSNKLKKRFLRKPNVAEASEQFGQLAKELKQQDCLQYAAFCDLAMARCEQTLFNAPGEALALTDAARLFLLSEKENRALQAPGFDEHLQAALNCYSFAIKVYIEMNQPVMAASLSLELGNALKEMNRPGEAIVHYQRAAELQTQQPIESLLSMGEMATCKILTRDYDGALAVLTEMQLMCQERGLQLPGTSSPVGAFLDIVAKCEISRVLLLMLLEPPPQKLLPEHAQTLERYAWESFDPHSQVTFLPENVFLLLQSVVMACQEKDTESLKSLQPELWPLLSAEQNHLLHLVVQERITPSGQGI, translated from the exons ATGGCAGCAGAGGGGGACTTTCTGATGAGATATCGTGCTGTATCAAATAAATTGAAAAA ACGTTTTCTTCGGAAACCCAATGTAGCAGAAGCAAGTGAGCAGTTTG GTCAGTTGGCTAAAGAGCTGAAGCAGCAAGACTGCCTTCAGTATGCAGCCTTCTGTGACCTTGCAATGGCAAG GTGTGAGCAGACTCTTTTCAATGCTCCTGGGGAGGCCCTGGCCCTGACCGATGCTGCCCGGCTCTTCTTGCTCTCTGAGAAGGAGAACAGAGCACTACAAGCCCCAGGCTTCGACGAGCACCTGCAGGCCGCACTCAACTGCTACAGCTTCGCCATCAAG GTTTACATTGAGATGAACCAGCCTGTCATGGCCGCCAGTCTATCTCTGGAACTTGGCAATGCCCTCAAG GAGATGAACAGACCAGGTGAGGCCATAGTTCACTACCAGAGAGCAGCAGAACTACAGACACAGCAGCCCATTGAGTCTCTGCTGTCTATGGGAGAGATGGCCACCTGCAAAATACTCACCC GTGACTATGACGGCGCGCTGGCCGTGCTGACAGAGATGCAGCTGATGTGTCAGGAGAGGGGACTGCAGCTGCCCGGCACCAGCTCCCCCGTTG GTGCATTTCTGGACATTGTGGCCAAGTGTGAGATTTCCAGAGTACTTTTGCTGATGCTGCTTGAG CCTCCTCCCCAGAAGTTGTTGCCAGAGCATGCCCAGACCCTGGAGAGATACGCCTGGGAGTCGTTTGACCCTCATAGTCAGG TGACCTTCCTACCTGAGAATGTCTTCCTTCTCCTGCAGTCAGTTGTG ATGGCCTGCCAGGAAAAAGACACAGAGTCCCTCAAGTCTCTTCAACCTGAACTCTG GCCTCTTCTCTCAGCAGAGCAGAACCACCTCCTTCACCTGGTGGTGCAAGAGCGGATCACCCCCTCTGGACAGGGGATTTAG
- the LOC106588956 gene encoding 40-kDa huntingtin-associated protein isoform X3 → MAAEGDFLMRYRAVSNKLKKRFLRKPNVAEASEQFGQLAKELKQQDCLQYAAFCDLAMARCEQTLFNAPGEALALTDAARLFLLSEKENRALQAPGFDEHLQAALNCYSFAIKVYIEMNQPVMAASLSLELGNALKEMNRPGEAIVHYQRAAELQTQQPIESLLSMGEMATCKILTRDYDGALAVLTEMQLMCQERGLQLPGTSSPVGAFLDIVAKCEISRVLLLMLLEPPPQKLLPEHAQTLERYAWESFDPHSQDGLPGKRHRVPQVSST, encoded by the exons ATGGCAGCAGAGGGGGACTTTCTGATGAGATATCGTGCTGTATCAAATAAATTGAAAAA ACGTTTTCTTCGGAAACCCAATGTAGCAGAAGCAAGTGAGCAGTTTG GTCAGTTGGCTAAAGAGCTGAAGCAGCAAGACTGCCTTCAGTATGCAGCCTTCTGTGACCTTGCAATGGCAAG GTGTGAGCAGACTCTTTTCAATGCTCCTGGGGAGGCCCTGGCCCTGACCGATGCTGCCCGGCTCTTCTTGCTCTCTGAGAAGGAGAACAGAGCACTACAAGCCCCAGGCTTCGACGAGCACCTGCAGGCCGCACTCAACTGCTACAGCTTCGCCATCAAG GTTTACATTGAGATGAACCAGCCTGTCATGGCCGCCAGTCTATCTCTGGAACTTGGCAATGCCCTCAAG GAGATGAACAGACCAGGTGAGGCCATAGTTCACTACCAGAGAGCAGCAGAACTACAGACACAGCAGCCCATTGAGTCTCTGCTGTCTATGGGAGAGATGGCCACCTGCAAAATACTCACCC GTGACTATGACGGCGCGCTGGCCGTGCTGACAGAGATGCAGCTGATGTGTCAGGAGAGGGGACTGCAGCTGCCCGGCACCAGCTCCCCCGTTG GTGCATTTCTGGACATTGTGGCCAAGTGTGAGATTTCCAGAGTACTTTTGCTGATGCTGCTTGAG CCTCCTCCCCAGAAGTTGTTGCCAGAGCATGCCCAGACCCTGGAGAGATACGCCTGGGAGTCGTTTGACCCTCATAGTCAGG ATGGCCTGCCAGGAAAAAGACACAGAGTCCCTCAAGTCTCTTCAACCTGA
- the LOC106588978 gene encoding peripheral myelin protein 22 isoform X1 yields the protein MTSINYVGGKHCNGDDVSKTRIVIFSQLVTMLVLAGIVVLHITAIILLLVATIDNAWWFTDSVTTDVWGRWELAGSAWHYTNLKGDYAEEYLQVVQAGAVLACIFSILGLFVFVAQLFTLSKGQRFTFSGALMLISCLCVMIAASIYTDIFHKQEKGWFGHSFILAWISFVLTFILGVIYVILRKKSE from the exons ATGACATCCATAAACTATGTGGGGGGAAAACATTGCAATGGAGATGACGTGTCCAAAACACGAATAG TTATCTTTTCTCAGTTAGTCACAATGTTGGTCCTGGCTGGAatcgttgttcttcacattaccgccATCATCCTGCTTCTGGTGGCAACCATTGATAAT GCCTGGTGGTTCACAGACTCAGTGACCACAGACGTGTGGGGCCGGTGGGAACTGGCAGGCTCAGCTTGGCACTACACCAACCTCAAAGGAGACTATGCTGAAG AATACCTCCAGGTAGTGCAGGCCGGGGCAGTGCTGGCCTGCATCTTCTCCATCCTGGGCCTGTTTGTGTTCGTGGCTCAACTCTTCACTTTGTCCAAGGGCCAGAGGTTCACCTTCTCTGGAGCCTTGATGCTCATCTCCT GTCTGTGTGTAATGATCGCTGCGTCCATCTACACGGACATCTTCCACAAGCAGGAAAAGGGCTGGTTCGGACACTCTTTCATCCTGGCCTGGATCTCCTTCGTCCTCACATTCATACTGGGCGTCATCTACGTGATCCTGCGCAAGAAGAGCGAGTAG
- the LOC106588978 gene encoding epithelial membrane protein 2 isoform X2: protein MLVLAGIVVLHITAIILLLVATIDNAWWFTDSVTTDVWGRWELAGSAWHYTNLKGDYAEEYLQVVQAGAVLACIFSILGLFVFVAQLFTLSKGQRFTFSGALMLISCLCVMIAASIYTDIFHKQEKGWFGHSFILAWISFVLTFILGVIYVILRKKSE, encoded by the exons ATGTTGGTCCTGGCTGGAatcgttgttcttcacattaccgccATCATCCTGCTTCTGGTGGCAACCATTGATAAT GCCTGGTGGTTCACAGACTCAGTGACCACAGACGTGTGGGGCCGGTGGGAACTGGCAGGCTCAGCTTGGCACTACACCAACCTCAAAGGAGACTATGCTGAAG AATACCTCCAGGTAGTGCAGGCCGGGGCAGTGCTGGCCTGCATCTTCTCCATCCTGGGCCTGTTTGTGTTCGTGGCTCAACTCTTCACTTTGTCCAAGGGCCAGAGGTTCACCTTCTCTGGAGCCTTGATGCTCATCTCCT GTCTGTGTGTAATGATCGCTGCGTCCATCTACACGGACATCTTCCACAAGCAGGAAAAGGGCTGGTTCGGACACTCTTTCATCCTGGCCTGGATCTCCTTCGTCCTCACATTCATACTGGGCGTCATCTACGTGATCCTGCGCAAGAAGAGCGAGTAG